A section of the Maniola jurtina chromosome 28, ilManJurt1.1, whole genome shotgun sequence genome encodes:
- the LOC123879665 gene encoding zinc finger protein Xfin-like isoform X1 codes for MSRNCNGYIRDSLDFYKKKKDAGGSSSEIEEILRHFQKEAVVLCERYDIKPYLLKMKMDVPPDLREPTFVAMHEIGKYQKKCSVRLRRENLEQLKEEFMNNLKRNIVYTTDFTCNICQKVYLSEEKLLNHLENKHVMCYKPENKVRKKVSFSDEIIVHEVKEYHRCRKCPKIYEDYASLKVHMKEVHKKRRCYICIYCSKDFIDRMFFKVHVKLHCDACGLLLPTRKRYLEHRRTVCKIVKKYVCKTCHISLFYFMDLKDHSYEHLGQFYICDICKDRFDDKCALSHHIKFLHSKRRPKTLYTTHTMGTDTVYVCKFCELSSARRDLIEKHVSTFPEYEKCAMTGYNDFYFCNQCFEKFSTETDMLQHKWSHFLKSAQQNVEELPKPVNLLNKMDVITDNIINNTQNNAEDNPEVLIDSTTQNTQTTDSQKSFKLVYNVKTEKLPPLLQPRIVLEKLPLPQDMLLKNLSAQKTNSTPVDFIDLTDSDPKTLKNPLVARRRTLLSEHQCKLCLRYFASKYTLKRHLYAKHGVTIDGNSYPLKLSAKGNLHCYACEEDFALPSLLKNHNCIRINLPEPPFQDARPDIQIDTTAFNQHNGFDDIEHNYDYMNSIDFEIPAPIVELTEYENVNLVINDNTTVNNGNQINGPLNNLSVNSRQLNSVAPISGPLNNLPVNNNRLFNGPLNNFTVNDRQLNTVVHNDRLFNGPNNLMVNNHRQLNNMTVNNDRQFGNVRANSHRQFTGHPHNVPVNNDRRFSGQLHHVPLNDRQLSNVTVNNHRPLATMTVNNDRLLTNVTVNNDGQINGPLNNAQLSGKRLRYIYVQEVPIEF; via the exons ATGTCTAGAAATTGCAATGGTTACATACGAGATTCgctggatttttataaaaaaaagaaggaTGCGGGCGGCAGTTCGTCTGAAATTGAGGAGATTTTGCGCCATTTCCAGAAAGAAGCTGTAGTGTTATGTGAACGATACGATATAAAACCCTATCtactaaaaatgaaaatggatGTGCCGCCAGATTTGAGAGAACCAACTTTCGTGGCAATGCATGAAATTGGCAAATACCAAAAGAAATGCTCGGTAAGATTAAGGCGGGAAAACTTAGAACAACTGAAAGAGGAGTTTATGAACAATTTAAAGAGAAATATCGTCTATACCACGGATTTTACCTGTAACATATGCCAGAAGGTGTATTTGAGCGAGGAGAAGCTGTTGAACCACCTGGAGAATAAACATGTAATGTGTTATAAACCTGAGAACAAGGTCCGCAAAAAGGTGTCGTTTTCCGATGAGATTATCGTGCACGAAGTCAAAGAGTACCACAGGTGTCGAAAATGCCCGAAGATATACGAAGATTACGCCTCCTTGAAGGTCCACATGAAAGAGGTCCACAAAAAACGTAGGTGTTACATATGTATTTACTGCTCAAAGGATTTTATTGACAGAATGTTTTTCAAAGTCCACGTAAAACTTCACTGCGATGCGTGCGGGTTGCTGTTGCCAACTAGGAAACGCTATTTGGAACATCGGCGTACTGTAtgcaaaatagtaaaaaaatatgtgtgcAAAACCTGTCATATTTCCCTATTCTACTTCATGGATTTGAAAGACCATAGTTACGAACATCTGGGACAATTTTACATCTGCGATATATGTAAAGACCGGTTTGATGATAAGTGTGCGTTGTCCCACCATATAAAGTTCTTGCATTCTAAAAGACGGCCGAAAACATTGTATACAACTCATACTATGGGTACGGACACAGTTTATGTCTGCAAATTTTGTGAACTAAGCTCTGCAAGACGTGATTTGATAGAAAAGCATGTATCTACGTTCCCTGAATATGAAAAGTGTGCTATGACGGGCTATAATGACTTCTACTTTTGCAATCAATGTTTCGAAAAGTTCAGCACAGAGACAGATATGTTACAACATAAGTGGTCGCATTTTTTAAAAAGCGCTCAACAAAACGTAGAGGAATTACCCAAGCCTGTTAACTTACTCAATAAAATGGACGTAATAACCGATAACATAATTAATAACACTCAAAATAATGCAGAAGATAATCCAGAGGTCTTAATTGACAGTACAACACAAAACACCCAAACAACGGATTCACAAAAATCTTTCAAACTAGTTTATAACGTAAAAACTGAAAAACTGCCACCGTTACTTCAACCCAGAATCGTTTTGGAAAAACTGCCCTTGCCACAAGACATGTTACTGAAAAATCTTTcggcacaaaagacaaatagtACCCCCGTTGATTTTATTGACCTAACAGATTCAGATCctaaaaccctaaaaaacccCTTGGTAGCAAGACGTAGGACTTTATTATCAGAACATCAATGCAAG CTTTGCCTCCGGTATTTCGCGTCCAAGTACACCCTGAAGCGGCACTTGTATGCAAAGCACGGGGTTACAATAGACGGTAATAGTTATCCACTCAAACTCAGTGCAAAAG GTAACCTCCATTGCTATGCTTGTGAAGAGGATTTCGCGCTACCCTCATTACTGAAAAACCATAATTGCATACGGATCAATTTGCCTGAACCACCTTTCCAAGATGCAAGACCtgacatacagatagacacaACCGCATTCAACCAGCACAACGGCTTTGACGATATTGAGCACAATTACGATTATATGAATTCCATCGATTTTGAAATCCCAGCTCCCATCGTCGAGTTAACAGAGTATGAGAATGTTAATTTAGTCATTAATGACAACACCACAGTCAATAATGGTAACCAGATTAATGGACCGTTAAATAATTTGTCTGTTAATAGCAGGCAATTAAATAGTGTGGCTCCGATTAGTGGGCCGTTAAACAATTTGCCAGTTAATAATAACAGACTGTTTAATGGAccattaaataattttacagttAATGATAGGCAGCTGAATACGGTGGTTCATAATGACAGACTGTTTAACGGACCGAATAATTTGATGGTTAACAATCACAGACAGTTAAATAATATGACAGTTAACAATGACAGACAGTTTGGTAATGTGAGAGCTAATAGTCATAGACAGTTTACCGGGCATCCACATAATGTGCCAGTTAATAATGACAGACGGTTTAGCGGTCAATTACACCATGTGCCACTTAATGACAGACAGTTAAGTAATGTAACAGTTAATAATCACAGACCATTAGCTACAATGACAGTTAACAATGACAGACTGTTAACTAATGTGACTGTTAATAATGACGGTCAGATTAACGGGCCGTTAAATAATGCACAGTTAAGTGGTAAGCGATTACGTTATATATACGTGCAGGAGGTACCTATTGAGTTTTAA
- the LOC123879706 gene encoding phosphatidylserine decarboxylase proenzyme, mitochondrial — MFPATRIRSCLPVINPMFRRMRPHKPFRHTIHNQTKNTTVNGFSANINNQLHKTKWMNFRAIFTRWMPLGSVIYVGWCYIRASVNYEFSKVEIKFYEMFPFRITSRLWGKLASCELPVSIRNFVYGTYIRMFDVNLNDAAVTDLTYYKSLSAFFTRALRDGARYISPAPCVSPCDGIVLNCGPADTDKIEQVKGVTYSLEEFLGENKWSNNHDNNYYNSLLKNKKNILHQCIIYLAPGDYHRFHSPCDWTSNFRRHFSGKLLSVNPWLAKLIPGLFTLNERAVYIGEWKHGFFSMTAVGATNVGSIEIYSDPDLRTNTKGKRNRIDELEMHRVTYKKGELFGQFNMGSTIILLFEAPADFKFELNAGDRVLVGQALTTMTKEFSR; from the coding sequence ATGTTTCCAGCGACGCGCATTCGGAGCTGCCTTCCCGTCATAAACCCGATGTTTAGGCGGATGAGGCCACACAAACCGTTTCGGCACACCATCCATAATCAAACAAAGAATACCACTGTGAATGGCTTCAGTGCTAATATTAATAATCAGTTACACAAGACGAAATGGATGAATTTCCGAGCGATTTTCACGCGATGGATGCCTCTAGGGAGTGTTATTTATGTGGGATGGTGTTATATCCGTGCGAGTGTAAACTACGAGTTTTCCAAAGTGGAGATAAAGTTCTACGAAATGTTCCCTTTTCGAATCACTAGTCGACTGTGGGGGAAGCTGGCGTCCTGCGAGCTTCCTGTATCGATACGAAACTTTGTTTACGGTACATACATTAGAATGTTCGACGTGAACCTGAACGATGCTGCTGTTACCGATCTAACGTACTATAAAAGTTTATCAGCGTTCTTTACACGTGCATTGAGAGATGGTGCGAGATACATATCGCCGGCACCTTGCGTGTCTCCCTGTGATGGTATAGTCCTGAACTGCGGGCCAGCGGACACAGATAAAATAGAGCAAGTCAAAGGTGTAACCTACAGCCTTGAAGAATTCCTAGGTGAGAACAAATGGTCTAACAACCACGATAATAACTACTATAATTCTTTattaaagaacaaaaaaaatattctacaccaatgtataatttatttagcgCCCGGTGATTACCATAGATTTCATTCACCTTGCGATTGGACGTCGAACTTTCGAAGACATTTTTCTGGTAAACTTTTGTCAGTAAACCCGTGGTTGGCAAAACTTATCCCTGGTCTATTCACTCTCAATGAGAGAGCTGTGTATATTGGGGAATGGAAGCATGGGTTCTTTTCTATGACAGCTGTGGGTGCTACGAATGTTGGATCTATAGAAATATATTCGGATCCAGACTTAAGAACGAATACGAAGGGAAAACGAAACCGTATTGATGAACTGGAGATGCATAGAGTTACATACAAAAAAGGGGAACTATTTGGGCAATTCAACATGGGCAGTACAATCATTCTGCTATTTGAAGCACCAGCAGATTTCAAGTTTGAGCTTAATGCTGGTGACAGAGTCCTCGTTGGCCAAGCCTTGACGACGATGACTAAGGAATTTTCTAGATGA
- the LOC123879665 gene encoding zinc finger protein Xfin-like isoform X2, which produces MSRNCNGYIRDSLDFYKKKKDAGGSSSEIEEILRHFQKEAVVLCERYDIKPYLLKMKMDVPPDLREPTFVAMHEIGKYQKKCSVRLRRENLEQLKEEFMNNLKRNIVYTTDFTCNICQKVYLSEEKLLNHLENKHVMCYKPENKVRKKVSFSDEIIVHEVKEYHRCRKCPKIYEDYASLKVHMKEVHKKRRCYICIYCSKDFIDRMFFKVHVKLHCDACGLLLPTRKRYLEHRRTVCKIVKKYVCKTCHISLFYFMDLKDHSYEHLGQFYICDICKDRFDDKCALSHHIKFLHSKRRPKTLYTTHTMGTDTVYVCKFCELSSARRDLIEKHVSTFPEYEKCAMTGYNDFYFCNQCFEKFSTETDMLQHKWSHFLKSAQQNVEELPKPVNLLNKMDVITDNIINNTQNNAEDNPEVLIDSTTQNTQTTDSQKSFKLVYNVKTEKLPPLLQPRIVLEKLPLPQDMLLKNLSAQKTNSTPVDFIDLTDSDPKTLKNPLVARRRTLLSEHQCKLCLRYFASKYTLKRHLYAKHGVTIDGNSYPLKLSAKGNLHCYACEEDFALPSLLKNHNCIRINLPEPPFQDARPDIQIDTTAFNQHNGFDDIEHNYDYMNSIDFEIPAPIVELTEYENVNLVINDNTTVNNGNQINGPLNNLSVNSRQLNSVAPISGPLNNLPVNNNRLFNGPLNNLPVNNDRRFSGQLHHVPLNDRQLSNVTVNNHRPLATMTVNNDRLLTNVTVNNDGQINGPLNNAQLSGKRLRYIYVQEVPIEF; this is translated from the exons ATGTCTAGAAATTGCAATGGTTACATACGAGATTCgctggatttttataaaaaaaagaaggaTGCGGGCGGCAGTTCGTCTGAAATTGAGGAGATTTTGCGCCATTTCCAGAAAGAAGCTGTAGTGTTATGTGAACGATACGATATAAAACCCTATCtactaaaaatgaaaatggatGTGCCGCCAGATTTGAGAGAACCAACTTTCGTGGCAATGCATGAAATTGGCAAATACCAAAAGAAATGCTCGGTAAGATTAAGGCGGGAAAACTTAGAACAACTGAAAGAGGAGTTTATGAACAATTTAAAGAGAAATATCGTCTATACCACGGATTTTACCTGTAACATATGCCAGAAGGTGTATTTGAGCGAGGAGAAGCTGTTGAACCACCTGGAGAATAAACATGTAATGTGTTATAAACCTGAGAACAAGGTCCGCAAAAAGGTGTCGTTTTCCGATGAGATTATCGTGCACGAAGTCAAAGAGTACCACAGGTGTCGAAAATGCCCGAAGATATACGAAGATTACGCCTCCTTGAAGGTCCACATGAAAGAGGTCCACAAAAAACGTAGGTGTTACATATGTATTTACTGCTCAAAGGATTTTATTGACAGAATGTTTTTCAAAGTCCACGTAAAACTTCACTGCGATGCGTGCGGGTTGCTGTTGCCAACTAGGAAACGCTATTTGGAACATCGGCGTACTGTAtgcaaaatagtaaaaaaatatgtgtgcAAAACCTGTCATATTTCCCTATTCTACTTCATGGATTTGAAAGACCATAGTTACGAACATCTGGGACAATTTTACATCTGCGATATATGTAAAGACCGGTTTGATGATAAGTGTGCGTTGTCCCACCATATAAAGTTCTTGCATTCTAAAAGACGGCCGAAAACATTGTATACAACTCATACTATGGGTACGGACACAGTTTATGTCTGCAAATTTTGTGAACTAAGCTCTGCAAGACGTGATTTGATAGAAAAGCATGTATCTACGTTCCCTGAATATGAAAAGTGTGCTATGACGGGCTATAATGACTTCTACTTTTGCAATCAATGTTTCGAAAAGTTCAGCACAGAGACAGATATGTTACAACATAAGTGGTCGCATTTTTTAAAAAGCGCTCAACAAAACGTAGAGGAATTACCCAAGCCTGTTAACTTACTCAATAAAATGGACGTAATAACCGATAACATAATTAATAACACTCAAAATAATGCAGAAGATAATCCAGAGGTCTTAATTGACAGTACAACACAAAACACCCAAACAACGGATTCACAAAAATCTTTCAAACTAGTTTATAACGTAAAAACTGAAAAACTGCCACCGTTACTTCAACCCAGAATCGTTTTGGAAAAACTGCCCTTGCCACAAGACATGTTACTGAAAAATCTTTcggcacaaaagacaaatagtACCCCCGTTGATTTTATTGACCTAACAGATTCAGATCctaaaaccctaaaaaacccCTTGGTAGCAAGACGTAGGACTTTATTATCAGAACATCAATGCAAG CTTTGCCTCCGGTATTTCGCGTCCAAGTACACCCTGAAGCGGCACTTGTATGCAAAGCACGGGGTTACAATAGACGGTAATAGTTATCCACTCAAACTCAGTGCAAAAG GTAACCTCCATTGCTATGCTTGTGAAGAGGATTTCGCGCTACCCTCATTACTGAAAAACCATAATTGCATACGGATCAATTTGCCTGAACCACCTTTCCAAGATGCAAGACCtgacatacagatagacacaACCGCATTCAACCAGCACAACGGCTTTGACGATATTGAGCACAATTACGATTATATGAATTCCATCGATTTTGAAATCCCAGCTCCCATCGTCGAGTTAACAGAGTATGAGAATGTTAATTTAGTCATTAATGACAACACCACAGTCAATAATGGTAACCAGATTAATGGACCGTTAAATAATTTGTCTGTTAATAGCAGGCAATTAAATAGTGTGGCTCCGATTAGTGGGCCGTTAAACAATTTGCCAGTTAATAATAACAGACTGTTTAATGGAccattaaataatt TGCCAGTTAATAATGACAGACGGTTTAGCGGTCAATTACACCATGTGCCACTTAATGACAGACAGTTAAGTAATGTAACAGTTAATAATCACAGACCATTAGCTACAATGACAGTTAACAATGACAGACTGTTAACTAATGTGACTGTTAATAATGACGGTCAGATTAACGGGCCGTTAAATAATGCACAGTTAAGTGGTAAGCGATTACGTTATATATACGTGCAGGAGGTACCTATTGAGTTTTAA